In a genomic window of Candidatus Binataceae bacterium:
- the lpxB gene encoding lipid-A-disaccharide synthase, with protein MSVKLDDSVGAGAHSARRSIMIVAGEASGDLHGADLARELRARLPDYDLYGIAGERMVAAGVRPLFRSEQIAALGLTELAATIGRTLRAWRALRLRLRSQPPNLLILIDFAEFNLHLARSARRAGVPVLYYIIPQVWAWRRGRVRKLIERADRLAVVFPFEAELFAAASQRVFFVGHPLLDRVRPQGSRQETLARHGLPPQSKLLALLPGSRPSEVRYLLPPMLAAARILQVSHGLQVCLALAPGLDLESMAGALRLDLSGIYIIRADTYSVVAASELALVASGTATLETALLECPMVIAYRVAPVTYAVARLLVTGVEHIGMPNILAGEQVVPELIQRQVSGRDLAAAAAPLLEASRRAATVARLRQLRPMLGAPGAARRVAALAAEMLT; from the coding sequence ATGTCTGTTAAACTCGACGATAGCGTGGGAGCGGGGGCGCACAGCGCCCGCCGGTCGATTATGATAGTTGCCGGCGAGGCCTCGGGTGATTTGCATGGGGCCGACCTAGCCCGCGAGCTGCGCGCCCGTCTGCCTGACTACGACCTGTACGGAATCGCGGGCGAGCGGATGGTCGCGGCGGGGGTGCGGCCGCTATTTCGCAGCGAACAGATCGCGGCGTTGGGGCTGACCGAGTTGGCAGCCACGATCGGACGCACTTTACGGGCCTGGCGCGCCCTGCGTCTGCGCTTGCGTAGCCAACCGCCCAACCTGCTCATTCTGATCGATTTCGCCGAGTTCAATCTTCACTTGGCGCGTAGCGCGCGGCGCGCCGGCGTGCCCGTACTGTATTATATAATCCCACAGGTGTGGGCCTGGCGCCGGGGCCGGGTGCGCAAGTTGATCGAGCGCGCCGACCGCCTGGCGGTGGTTTTTCCCTTCGAAGCTGAGCTTTTTGCCGCCGCCAGCCAGCGCGTGTTCTTTGTCGGCCATCCGCTGTTGGATCGGGTACGACCGCAAGGCTCGCGCCAGGAGACGCTGGCCCGCCACGGATTACCGCCGCAGAGCAAGCTGCTCGCTCTGCTACCGGGCAGCAGGCCAAGCGAAGTGCGCTACTTGTTGCCGCCGATGTTAGCGGCCGCACGCATTTTGCAAGTAAGCCACGGCCTGCAGGTTTGCTTGGCACTGGCCCCCGGGTTGGATCTGGAGTCGATGGCCGGCGCGTTGAGGCTGGATTTGAGCGGGATATATATAATCCGCGCCGACACGTATAGTGTGGTGGCAGCCAGCGAACTGGCGTTGGTGGCCTCTGGCACCGCGACTTTGGAAACCGCATTGTTAGAATGCCCGATGGTGATTGCCTATCGAGTGGCTCCTGTGACCTACGCCGTAGCCCGCCTGCTGGTAACCGGGGTCGAGCATATCGGGATGCCCAACATCCTGGCCGGCGAGCAGGTGGTTCCCGAGCTGATTCAGCGCCAGGTCAGCGGTCGTGATTTGGCCGCGGCCGCGGCTCCTTTACTGGAGGCTTCGCGGCGTGCCGCTACCGTCGCGCGCCTGCGCCAGCTTCGCCCGATGCTGGGTGCTCCGGGTGCGGCGCGGCGGGTGGCGGCGTTGGCGGCGGAGATGCTGACGTGA
- the lpxA gene encoding acyl-ACP--UDP-N-acetylglucosamine O-acyltransferase, producing MIHPAAIVDPRAELASSVHIGPGVVIGPEVRIGPDTVVGPYTVIEGRTIIGARNHIFQFASLGAPPQDLKYRGEPSRLEIGDDNKIREFATIHRGTEGGGMVTRLGNHVLVMNYVHIAHDCLIGDHSILANSTELAGHCILEEWVVAAGLCGVHQFTRIGAHAMLAAGSKVAQDVPPFAMVRGDRARLVGINSVGLQRRDFSPAAQAAIGRAFRTLFFSQQRREQALEAVLARDGDVAEVVRIVDFLRSSQRGVVGRERGA from the coding sequence TTGATTCATCCTGCTGCCATCGTTGATCCGCGCGCCGAACTGGCTTCTTCGGTCCATATTGGTCCCGGCGTAGTGATTGGGCCTGAAGTGCGGATTGGACCCGATACCGTGGTTGGTCCCTACACGGTCATCGAGGGCCGTACCATTATCGGCGCACGAAACCATATTTTCCAATTCGCCTCGTTGGGTGCCCCGCCGCAAGATTTGAAATATCGCGGCGAGCCCTCGCGCCTGGAAATCGGCGACGATAACAAGATTCGCGAATTCGCCACCATCCATCGCGGTACGGAGGGCGGCGGGATGGTGACGCGGTTGGGGAATCACGTGTTGGTGATGAACTACGTCCACATCGCGCATGACTGTCTGATCGGAGACCATTCCATCCTGGCCAATTCCACTGAACTGGCCGGCCATTGCATCCTGGAAGAATGGGTGGTCGCGGCGGGTTTGTGCGGGGTCCATCAATTCACCCGCATCGGCGCGCACGCGATGCTGGCGGCGGGCAGCAAGGTAGCGCAGGACGTGCCGCCGTTTGCGATGGTGCGCGGAGATCGTGCGCGCTTGGTCGGGATCAATTCCGTGGGCTTGCAGCGGCGCGACTTTTCGCCGGCTGCGCAGGCTGCGATCGGGCGCGCTTTTCGGACCTTGTTTTTTTCCCAGCAGCGACGTGAACAGGCGCTGGAGGCGGTCTTGGCGCGCGACGGTGACGTCGCCGAGGTGGTTCGCATCGTCGATTTTCTGCGTTCATCTCAACGTGGCGTAGTGGGACGCGAGCGCGGTGCCTGA
- a CDS encoding OmpH family outer membrane protein gives MNRRVLRLGQLTVAAVMVALLASAAAAAEVRLAYVDLQRALNECNAGKKARNQFRGEIEELQGKLQRQQSEVQALKDELEKKGMLMRDDERRNLQDEYAAKLREFESAYKNDKDLLQQKDNEITGAILKDLAYVVRNLGERDGYTAVLEKGSLLYAVPSIDITDQVIREYNRENTPVGSLGERDGGDFSKTASAGDDSDAADESTTSLSHHHHKSSISK, from the coding sequence ATGAACAGACGTGTTTTGAGGCTAGGGCAGTTGACGGTGGCGGCCGTGATGGTGGCCTTGTTGGCGAGCGCGGCGGCCGCGGCCGAGGTGAGGCTGGCCTACGTCGATCTGCAGCGGGCGCTTAACGAATGCAACGCCGGCAAGAAGGCTCGCAACCAATTTCGCGGTGAGATCGAGGAATTGCAGGGCAAACTCCAGCGCCAGCAGAGCGAAGTGCAAGCGCTCAAGGACGAACTGGAAAAAAAGGGCATGCTGATGCGCGATGACGAGCGGCGCAATCTGCAAGATGAGTATGCCGCCAAACTGCGCGAGTTCGAGAGTGCTTATAAAAACGACAAGGACTTGTTGCAGCAAAAAGATAACGAGATAACTGGCGCAATCCTCAAGGATCTAGCCTACGTGGTGCGCAACTTGGGCGAACGCGACGGTTATACCGCAGTGCTGGAAAAGGGCAGCCTGCTCTACGCCGTTCCGTCGATCGACATCACCGATCAAGTCATCCGCGAGTATAATCGCGAAAACACTCCGGTAGGCTCTTTGGGCGAGCGCGACGGGGGCGACTTCAGCAAGACTGCTTCGGCGGGCGACGACAGCGATGCGGCCGATGAGAGCACGACTTCCTTGTCTCACCACCATCATAAATCCAGCATTTCCAAATAG
- the lpxI gene encoding UDP-2,3-diacylglucosamine diphosphatase LpxI (LpxI, functionally equivalent to LpxH, replaces it in LPS biosynthesis in a minority of bacteria.), protein MPELGLIAGNGSFPLELAAAAKAGGWRVIAVAHQGETQPALQSLCDQVTWIRVGELQRLIGVFTAAGIRQAAMAGGISRVRLGESFFPDNRALAMLARVGRFSDDAVLRGVATELESEGIEVIDPVAMLGPILASRGVLAGPGLQPRQLEDLELGFAVAAAVGRYDIGQAVMVRDGVVAAVEAVEGTDAAIARAAALCGAGLVVVKSAKPGQDLRFDRPAIGPQTIERLHQVKAAVLGIQAGVAMILQREETLALAQRLGVAVYGHGQA, encoded by the coding sequence GTGCCTGAGTTGGGCCTTATCGCCGGCAACGGCAGCTTTCCCTTGGAGCTGGCTGCCGCGGCCAAGGCGGGGGGCTGGCGCGTAATCGCGGTCGCCCATCAGGGCGAAACCCAGCCAGCGCTTCAATCTTTGTGCGATCAGGTAACCTGGATTCGGGTGGGCGAACTGCAACGCCTGATCGGGGTCTTCACTGCCGCCGGAATTAGGCAGGCGGCGATGGCGGGCGGCATCAGCCGGGTGCGCCTGGGCGAGTCGTTTTTCCCCGATAACCGGGCTCTTGCGATGCTCGCGCGGGTGGGTCGCTTCAGCGACGATGCGGTCTTACGCGGGGTGGCCACGGAGTTGGAGAGCGAAGGAATCGAGGTTATCGATCCGGTCGCGATGCTGGGCCCGATCCTGGCCTCCAGGGGCGTGTTGGCCGGACCTGGCTTGCAGCCACGCCAACTCGAAGATTTGGAACTGGGTTTCGCGGTCGCCGCCGCGGTGGGCCGCTATGATATCGGCCAAGCGGTGATGGTTCGCGACGGGGTGGTGGCTGCGGTCGAGGCGGTGGAAGGCACCGACGCGGCCATCGCGCGAGCGGCGGCTCTATGCGGTGCCGGATTGGTGGTGGTCAAAAGCGCCAAACCCGGCCAGGACCTGCGCTTCGATCGCCCTGCGATTGGGCCTCAGACTATCGAGCGCCTGCATCAGGTAAAGGCTGCAGTCTTGGGAATTCAAGCCGGGGTAGCGATGATCCTGCAACGGGAGGAGACCTTGGCCTTGGCGCAGAGGCTGGGAGTCGCGGTGTACGGCCATGGCCAAGCTTAA
- the fabZ gene encoding 3-hydroxyacyl-ACP dehydratase FabZ, protein MSAAGREPDPRLQILGLLPHRFPFLLVDRVVELSAERVLALKNVSFNEPFFVGHFPALPVMPGVLIVEALAQSAAILARPLLVARAHAVFMLTGLDKVRFRRQVIPGDQLRLEVSLLRQHRPLWKMRGEARVGQELAAAAEISAMEVEESVSPS, encoded by the coding sequence GTGAGCGCGGCTGGGCGCGAACCTGACCCGCGGTTGCAAATCCTGGGCTTGTTGCCCCACCGCTTTCCCTTCCTGCTGGTTGACCGCGTGGTTGAACTGTCCGCCGAGCGGGTGCTGGCGCTAAAAAATGTCAGCTTCAACGAGCCCTTTTTTGTGGGCCACTTCCCCGCCTTGCCGGTGATGCCTGGGGTGCTGATCGTGGAGGCGTTGGCGCAAAGTGCGGCAATTTTGGCCCGGCCCTTGCTCGTGGCGCGCGCCCACGCGGTCTTCATGCTGACCGGCTTGGACAAGGTGCGCTTTCGCCGCCAGGTGATACCCGGTGACCAACTCCGCCTAGAGGTCAGCTTGTTACGCCAACATCGCCCTTTGTGGAAGATGCGTGGGGAGGCGCGCGTAGGCCAGGAGCTGGCGGCGGCGGCGGAGATTTCGGCAATGGAAGTCGAGGAGTCGGTTTCGCCGTCTTGA
- a CDS encoding Gfo/Idh/MocA family oxidoreductase, protein MAKLNAAVIGAGRLGTLHAAKYEALEQVRLRYIVDIDLPRAQALAASSGAEALTDYRLLQGRVDLASVATPTLSHAEIAGFLLNSQINVLLEKPMTATLEQARTLAALAARSSALLQVGHLERFNPAVLRLPPILAHPRYIECHRLAPFTERGTDVDVVFDLMVHDLDLILSLAQAPVVAVEALGVAVLTDRIDVANARLRFGDGMIANVNTSRVAPRRERKIRFFQPDAYISLDYEARKLQIYRKQAPAPGAAYPTISAELIDLHAGDPLAEEIGEFVTAVIERSAPRVGAQEGLRVIELCQWVSSQIAAGQP, encoded by the coding sequence ATGGCCAAGCTTAACGCGGCGGTGATCGGGGCTGGGCGCCTGGGCACGCTGCATGCAGCCAAATACGAGGCTTTGGAGCAGGTCCGTCTGCGCTACATCGTTGATATCGATCTGCCTCGTGCCCAAGCTTTGGCCGCCTCCAGCGGAGCCGAGGCGTTGACGGATTATCGCTTGCTCCAGGGGCGGGTGGATTTGGCTAGCGTAGCGACTCCGACCCTCAGCCACGCCGAGATCGCTGGCTTCCTGCTTAACTCCCAGATCAACGTCCTGCTGGAAAAGCCGATGACCGCCACCTTGGAGCAGGCGCGCACGTTGGCGGCACTGGCGGCGCGCAGCTCCGCCCTCCTGCAGGTCGGTCATCTGGAGCGCTTCAACCCAGCAGTCCTGCGCTTGCCGCCCATCCTGGCCCATCCACGTTATATCGAATGCCATCGCTTGGCGCCCTTTACCGAGCGTGGCACCGATGTGGATGTGGTCTTCGACCTGATGGTGCACGATCTGGATTTGATCCTCAGTCTGGCCCAAGCGCCGGTCGTCGCGGTGGAGGCGCTGGGGGTGGCGGTGCTGACTGACCGTATCGACGTTGCCAATGCGCGGCTGCGTTTTGGAGACGGCATGATCGCCAACGTTAATACCAGCCGGGTGGCGCCACGGCGCGAGCGTAAAATTCGCTTCTTCCAGCCCGACGCCTACATTTCGTTGGACTACGAGGCTCGCAAGCTGCAAATCTACCGCAAGCAGGCCCCGGCGCCGGGAGCCGCTTATCCCACCATCTCGGCTGAATTGATCGATCTGCATGCGGGCGATCCACTGGCCGAAGAGATTGGCGAATTCGTCACTGCGGTCATCGAGCGCAGCGCCCCACGGGTGGGTGCGCAAGAGGGGTTGCGGGTGATCGAGCTGTGTCAGTGGGTCAGTTCGCAGATAGCGGCCGGCCAACCTTGA